Proteins encoded together in one Maridesulfovibrio ferrireducens window:
- the ftsY gene encoding signal recognition particle-docking protein FtsY, producing the protein MGFFSKVKKLWVSPEERAAKALKEYLGEADQLDQKVEPEAPAPQEPPAPQKVVEPEPKAEVTPTPVPEPAPEPVSTPVVETIVAPEPEKIFEPEPTQEPVSAPVVETVVVPESAGKARIIEPVMATETKSDADKPQWQRDLTKALQQADPRLSVWLDLILDGIDTAEDDLWDRLTFLLKALEAPADEAEDFVSRFKEWLDDMDYEHVDEFRSELQYRLALALELEDEEDERSRLFIKLSEGLSKTREQITKRLDALLSSHSAFDDDFWEEFEEILIMADVGFEATSELVERMKTRIRNSGETNPENFKDLLREELDEIFKVPKRIKAFNPPEVVMMIGVNGVGKTTTIAKIAHREQMQGRKVLIVAGDTFRAAAIGQLEIWAKRVGAGFFAKDEGSDPAAVAYEAIDYAVKNGYDLMLLDTAGRLHTKTNLMEELLKIRRVLGKKHDEAPHRSILVIDATTGQNAMSQTKLFNEAIGVDELILTKLDGTAKGGIMIAVTMQHKIPITFIGLGEKMEDLRPFNGADFAKALLM; encoded by the coding sequence ATGGGATTCTTTTCTAAAGTAAAAAAATTATGGGTAAGCCCGGAAGAAAGAGCCGCGAAAGCTCTCAAAGAATATTTAGGTGAAGCGGACCAGCTCGATCAAAAAGTTGAGCCGGAAGCTCCTGCACCACAAGAACCTCCTGCGCCACAAAAAGTAGTTGAGCCCGAACCCAAGGCAGAAGTTACACCGACACCTGTGCCGGAACCAGCTCCAGAACCTGTTTCAACCCCAGTCGTTGAAACTATTGTAGCTCCAGAGCCAGAAAAAATATTTGAACCGGAACCAACTCAGGAACCTGTATCTGCTCCAGTAGTTGAAACAGTTGTTGTTCCTGAATCTGCCGGTAAAGCAAGAATTATAGAACCTGTCATGGCAACAGAAACTAAATCTGATGCCGACAAGCCCCAATGGCAACGCGATCTCACCAAAGCTCTCCAGCAAGCTGATCCGCGCCTGTCCGTATGGCTCGATCTTATCCTCGACGGAATCGACACAGCCGAAGACGACCTCTGGGACCGTCTGACATTCCTGCTTAAAGCTCTTGAAGCTCCCGCAGATGAAGCTGAAGATTTTGTTTCCCGCTTTAAAGAATGGCTCGACGACATGGACTACGAACATGTTGACGAATTCCGCTCTGAATTGCAGTACCGTCTAGCTCTCGCTCTTGAACTGGAAGATGAAGAAGATGAACGAAGCCGTCTCTTTATTAAACTTTCCGAAGGACTGTCCAAAACAAGAGAACAGATTACCAAACGCCTTGACGCTCTTCTTTCAAGTCACAGTGCATTTGATGACGATTTCTGGGAAGAATTTGAAGAAATTCTGATCATGGCGGATGTTGGTTTCGAAGCAACCTCCGAGCTTGTAGAGCGCATGAAAACCAGAATCCGCAATAGCGGAGAAACAAACCCGGAAAACTTCAAAGATCTTCTTCGTGAAGAACTTGACGAAATATTCAAAGTTCCCAAACGTATTAAAGCTTTCAACCCTCCCGAAGTCGTAATGATGATCGGGGTGAATGGTGTCGGTAAAACAACTACCATTGCAAAAATCGCCCATCGCGAACAGATGCAGGGCCGCAAAGTTCTCATCGTCGCAGGTGATACATTCCGCGCCGCAGCCATCGGACAGCTTGAAATATGGGCTAAACGTGTCGGGGCAGGCTTCTTCGCAAAAGACGAGGGTTCCGATCCAGCCGCAGTCGCATATGAAGCCATCGATTACGCAGTTAAAAACGGCTATGACCTCATGCTTCTTGATACAGCGGGAAGATTGCACACCAAGACAAACCTGATGGAAGAACTACTCAAGATCAGAAGAGTTCTCGGTAAAAAGCACGACGAAGCGCCGCACCGCAGCATTCTGGTCATTGACGCAACAACAGGTCAGAACGCCATGTCTCAGACAAAACTTTTCAACGAAGCAATCGGAGTGGATGAATTAATCCTCACCAAGCTCGATGGAACAGCAAAAGGCGGAATCATGATTGCCGTGACCATGCAGCACAAAATCCCCATCACCTTCATAGGGCTCGGGGAAAAAATGGAAGATTTACGTCCCTTCAACGGTGCTGATTTTGCCAAGGCTTTATTGATGTAG